A genomic window from Cotesia glomerata isolate CgM1 linkage group LG7, MPM_Cglom_v2.3, whole genome shotgun sequence includes:
- the LOC123269799 gene encoding cAMP-dependent protein kinase catalytic subunit 1-like, producing MRSSSHVAGNGSKSSKSRKSKSSGAEEATSQSQKSKSISNSSEDLLKSLKDYQLTLDSRKNDFLKKWKLSQVKQNASLSDFEVLQTLGMGAFGRVKLIKHKKTSEYYAMKVLDKRKIIKTKQLEHTRNEKKVLQSINYPFVVTLKYFFKDNSYLYMVLPFINGGELFSYLRHKGKFTEKVAKFYAAQVLLALEYLHYCGLVYRDLKPENILISCDGYLKLTDFGFCKLIKVRTWTLCGTPEYIAPEIIMSKGYGKSVDWWSFGVLIYEMTAGYAPFYSKDPMKIYEKIVNGKFKFPGHVGEDLKDIVSNLLQVDLTRRFGNLKNGVLDIKKHKWFQGTNWDYIYKKKLKATYIPACKNEGDASNFDFYDETSMTIESKDLFTKEFADF from the coding sequence ATGCGATCAAGCTCTCACGTAGCTGGAAATGGCTCAAAATCGTCAAAATCCCGCAAATCAAAATCATCTGGTGCAGAAGAAGCAACTAGCCAGAGCCAAAAGAGCAAAAGCATCAGCAATAGCAGCGAAGATTTACTCAAAAGTCTTAAAGACTACCAATTGACTTTGGATTCtcgaaaaaatgacttcctaAAAAAATGGAAGCTGTCTCAAGTTAAGCAAAACGCTTCGCTCAGCGATTTTGAAGTTTTGCAGACTCTTGGAATGGGCGCGTTTGGTCgcgtaaaattgataaaacacaaaaaaacCTCGGAGTACTACGCGATGAAAGTTTTGGACAAGCGCAAGATCATAAAGACCAAACAGTTAGAGCACACTCGCAATGAAAAAAAGGTCCTGCAGTCAATAAATTACCCATTTGTGGTGACTCTCAAGTATTTCTTCAAAGACAACTCGTATTTGTACATGGTATTGCCGTTTATTAACGGCGGTGAGCTCTTCAGTTATTTGAGGCACAAAGGGAAGTTTACCGAGAAAGTTGCTAAATTTTACGCAGCTCAAGTCCTGCTGGCGCTTGAGTACTTGCATTATTGCGGCTTAGTGTACAGAGATTTGAAGCCAGAGAATATTTTGATCAGCTGCGACGGATATTTGAAGCTAACAGACTTTGGATTTTGCAAACTGATCAAAGTCAGGACTTGGACTCTCTGCGGAACTCCTGAATATATCGCGCCAGAGATAATCATGTCGAAAGGCTAcggaaaatcggttgattggtggAGCTTCGGGgtgttaatttatgaaatgaCTGCTGGGTACGCCCCGTTTTACTCAAAGGATCCCATGAAAATTTACGAGAAGATTGTGAATGGAAAATTCAAGTTTCCGGGGCATGTTGGTGAAGATTTGAAGGACATCGTTAGCAATTTGCTCCAGGTAGACTTGACGAGGAGGTTTGGGAACTTGAAAAATGGAGTTTTGGACATTAAGAAGCACAAGTGGTTTCAGGGGACTAATTGGGACTACATTTATAAGAAGAAGTTGAAGGCTACTTATATTCCGGCTTGCAAGAACGAAGGTGACGCTAGTAACTTTGATTTCTACGATGAAACGTCGATGACGATTGAGTCCAAGGATTTGTTCACTAAAGAGTTTGCagatttttga
- the LOC123269797 gene encoding proto-oncogene tyrosine-protein kinase ROS isoform X5: protein MFQNLKPNQNYSVSVSMRNAVGDGPPAVTYITTPPEPAVKDTQQPILILGGEHVVMKQGADMLDEPSIIYRANGRIRGVAIHVSSAQLFVSDSMGYIYRTTILKETEPIVVLRPDQANFKPLSLSVDWLNSHLYILGEVNHATTVWQIARCNLDGKGLTVAMAGFMTRPTHIEVDPYNGYLFWVTRGGLFRLDLADISNGIKHEVQPYLILEDTHLGAFTVDHTNFRLLVPDHTQNTVISVSLDGREVLNLRANTQQPKFTNVVSLAMANGLFYWTNGVEVLTEGYHSGQNRYFHNAYPDRSDGSFVSVNVFMDASQPVPVPVNPPTGVQAVLGAERAKVSWQAPHLLGGQGKGAWQNWSYELEIKDESTGHTVQQRNITGSSHTVYNLREKSEYTIKAAAYTHAGRGPWSSEFRGKTLRENSHASILWSANEGLLKSDVTGENVNTLIYKDMLKDNDNDYHIIDASWYEDTLYFVGNNSALYRYNITSHQKTKLNINSVGTVAVDWFAKKLYWANPKQQIITRANLNGTQQEPMSILAIVKELIIDSQEAYLYWSTGHAVEVARLNGLDRRYYHSDEIFNGKQVMGLTIDTENRYVYWIVRSYESGSIVYRAPTSERVPMSQRLIPEKVSSLQYPNIQGPLCYFSEHLLWLQDDRNAVIGDLTGQNTAMINGISLIGLHMVAIMDPALHQYPPGLTADNITVIPRAVSLNSIRVIGTWGNFNVSWDPVTNINHGTVFYEVKFANYINANANPEITTDTTMLYNNSEQILPYSLLEVTIKAFTYWGAAMHTRKVLRSPQSEPTQPTNVRGFVEFNRAPINTDANEHHHDNVDITITFRWDPPEYPNGIIKGYNLHCWFLNNSKNVDVFNGLEVQHDKWEYVVNNLRANTTYYFEVQAFTEVGAGSFADMINISTENEDPVPQLIVASVDALKLVDLDLKSEVILTRHVAIEMRYVTLDDKLYWINEMQEIVMANFNGTNTTKILSLNNTATSMCVDWISRNLYWSEYQRKSGVSSILKLDLTAWESSGTLIYEKIVTNSRNIINLEVSPLTGDLFWIELTAGKHGSIVQSDLYGSHIRPFFNHDDTDCSCPYRPLIKPSMTIDSTDPHNPVMYWTSMEEHLNIAGINGCVCSNVISSGFNRGLPPISLTADKINVYWLDAAGSGIHYVNKNYPYEQDIKRIYFDNIRTIKAIGKSLQSYPNSDCLIPYQMSYTVEELVKKSNSITVKLPNPETHLGCEKYNLPGTLFTIQVSRCHDSTTCDTNDILEFKTYKKEFEIVNLQPFTMYQFKLALSNYYSDIIKVKREFGNPIVLRTAAGAPSAPQNVTVKSCTPTLAAVYWLAPRILNAAAVRYEIHWRTLRLVNGERPKGEKLIKNLGKAADGRFMELLKPLLPGQDYLVYIRAYPADSNDTYGESEGHIVSMYPEPNNLTNIASSVNTLNVTWVPMVNVTVNHTLEFTTVGLEKWQVADSFVVGKDNKTEYRIRGLMPRTLYKFRLILRYPNYHDDFLWPSDARFTFQTSGDVPSPPGRPSVTKLRNSVYQLNWEPARAHGSQVKMYRLEGKIIENDLEGLKATQDNEGWKLYYTGTDNYWIIVGEMNQKYKFRVQATNAYGSGGWSETSGIIDLTDTIGTTLASQQHLGLILGLSVPFVIIVLICFCYFLCLYNRRRKEVKKSILPPVMSDVELATLREIPRGNFVQANALYVSSLQNDNEELMLMKISKHQVEKDKFLGRGAFGEVFQGNAKDLDGPGVITPVAIKTLRKGATAHEKTEFLQEAQLMSQFKHKNVLRLLGVCLEQDSPWLILELMEAGDLLSYLRSSRPLPPTDHRALRLQDLLAMCEDVARGCHYLESLHFVHRDLACRNCLVSAKNRENRVVKIGDFGLARDIYKNDYYRKEGEGLLPVRWMPPEALLDGVFSTRSDVWAFGVLMWEITSLGQQPYPARTNGEVLQYVTQAGGRLPKPINCPPALYQLMSRCWSHLDSRPCFKTCLEEITLLKNNTDDATLIPVHAGHYLARRGVSNMAYFADENQIHYSGNSWKSSSSEGSRDMQPFLQDTSSTTVTTIRLSDVELPKYLELLAESSGVIIKPQTDEYEVPRSIQIVPSLADKKIGQPDLATKPSELPRREITPEDREHLDNILSQIGTLNATERSKTLDNLRLKNNAKVINAFKNGLRASLNERSSRQLSSNINNKNNDGSSKISLDDRNCSSLGSSISSLRGSLPSTRPSSSVLGSQHNLPLKNINHSNNYNYSNNNNNNINNNNNNNNNNNNNSLDSNHSSTSSSTSITTTSIAPKDNNNIIINETNIIGNGTLRVHKNHANLEGSRANIPLVMNNVLLNLLRQPPQVIDESTNNIVTYTNVNTDSTRVS, encoded by the exons ATGTTCCAAAATTTGAAGCCGAATCAAAATTACTCCGTAAGTGTATCAATGAGGAATGCAGTCGGGGATGGACCTCCAGCGGTTACATACATAACGACACCTCCCGAGCCAGCTG TAAAAGACACACAACAACCAATACTAATCTTAGGCGGTGAGCATGTGGTGATGAAACAAGGCGCAGACATGTTGGATGAGCCAAGCATAATTTACCGAGCAAACGGTCGCATCCGCGGAGTAGCAATTCACGTTTCTTCGGCCCAATTATTCGTGTCCGATTCAATGGGGTATATTTACAGGACTACAATACTGAAAGAAACCGAGCCAATTGTTGTATTGCGACCGGACCAAGCGAACTTCAAGCCTTTAAGCTTGTCAGTAGATTGGCTCAACTCCCATTTGTACATTTTGGGCGAAGTGAATCACGCGACGACGGTCTGGCAAATAGCAAGATGCAATTTGGACGGTAAAGGATTGACTGTAGCAATGGCTGGGTTCATGACCCGACCGACGCACATCGAAGTGGATCCTTACAATGGCTACTTATTTTGGGTCACTCGGGGTGGATTGTTTCGCTTGGATTTGGCAGACATCAGTAATGGGATAAAACACGAAGTTCAGCCTTATCTGATCTTAGAAGACACACATTTGGGCGCTTTTACAGTCGATCATACTAATTTCAGACTACTGGTACCAGATCACACTCAAAATACGGTGATAAGCGTCTCTTTAGACGGCCGAGAAGTTTTGAACCTAAGAGCCAACACTCAGCAGCCGAAGTTCACGAATGTAGTGTCCTTGGCGATGGCCAATGGTCTGTTCTACTGGACAAATGGCGTGGAAGTATTGACGGAAGGGTATCACTCCGGGCAGAATCGGTATTTTCATAACGCGTATCCTGATAGGTCAGACGGTTCCTTTGTAAGCGTGAATGTCTTTATGGACGCAAGCCAACCAGTTCCGGTGCCAGTGAACCCTCCAACAGGGGTTCAAGCAGTTCTAGGAGCAGAAAGAGCTAAAGTATCCTGGCAAGCTCCCCATCTACTTGGGGGTCAAGGAAAAGGCGCTTGGCAAAACTGGTCCTATGAACTGGAGATCAAAGACGAGTCTACTGGCCACACTGTTCAGCAACGGAACATTACTGGCTCCTCGCATACTGTTTACAATTTGCGTGAAAAGTCAGAGTATACTATTAAAGCAGCGGCTTATACACACGCAGGCCGCGGACCTTGGTCGAGCGAGTTTCGCGGAAAAACTTTGCGAGAAAACTCACATGCTTCTATTCTCTGGTCTGCGAATGAAGGATTACTGAAGAGTGATGTTACTGGGGAAAATGTCAATACTTTGATCTACAAAGATATGCTGAAGGACAACGACAATGACTACCATATTATTGATGCGAGTTGGTATGAAGATACTCTGTACTTTGTAGGGAATAACTCCGCGTTGTATCGCTACAATATTACGAGTCACCAGAAAACAAAGTTGAACATCAATTCCGTTGGAACTGTAGCCGTTGATTGGTTTGCAAAAAAGCTGTACTGGGCGAATCCGAAGCAGCAGATCATAACTCGCGCGAATTTGAACGGAACTCAGCAGGAACCGATGTCGATACTCGCGATAGTCAAGGAACTGATCATTGATTCTCAAGAGGCGTATTTATACTGGTCTACTGGTCACGCTGTTGAAGTAGCGCGTCTTAATGGCCTAGACCGACGTTACTATCATTCAgatgaaattttcaatggaAAACAGGTTATGGGTTTAACGATAGACACTGAAAACCGGTATGTCTATTGGATAGTTCGAAGCTACGAAAGTGGATCGATTGTGTATCGAGCGCCTACTTCGGAAAGAGTACCAATGAGTCAAAGATTGATACCGGAAAAAGTTTCGTCATTGCAGTACCCAAATATCCAAGGACCCCTTTGTTATTTTTCCGAGCACCTGTTATGGCTACAAGACGATCGAAATGCAGTTATTGGCGACTTGACTGGCCAAAACACTGCAATGATCAATGGGATTAGTTTGATTGGCCTGCATATGGTAGCAATAATGGATCCTGCTCTGCATCAATACCCTCCGGGCTTGACAGCTGACAATATCACGGTGATACCTCGCGCAGTTTCGCTAAACAGCATTAGAGTGATAGGTACTTGGGGTAATTTCAATGTTTCCTGGGATCCAGTGACTAATATCAACCATGGAACTGTTTTCTATGAAGTTAAGTTCGCGAATTACATAAACGCTAACGCTAATCCCGAAATAACGACGGATACTACGATGTTGTATAACAATTCCGAGCAAATCTTGCCGTATTCGTTGTTAGAGGTTACTATCAAGGCTTTTACTTACTGGGGAGCTGCGATGCACACCCGAAAAGTTCTGAGATCGCCTCAGAGCGAACCCACACAGCCTACAAACGTTCGTGGGTTTGTTGAGTTCAACAGAGCACCAATCAATACTGATGCGAATGAACATCATCATGATAATGTTGATATTACAATAACATTCCGTTGGGATCCACCGGAATATCCAAACGGAATCATAAAAGGTTACAATTTACACTGCTGGTTTTTGAACAATAGCAAAAATGTCGACGTGTTCAATGGCCTGGAAGTACAGCACGATAAATGGGAGTACGTTGTGAATAACCTCAGGGCAAATACAACATACTACTTTGAAGTACAAGCTTTCACGGAAGTCGGAGCAGGCTCGTTTGCTGACATGATTAATATTTCGACAGAGAACGAAGATCCGGTGCCTCAATTGATCGTTGCATCGGTTGACGCTCTTAAATTGGTGGATCTTGATTTGAAGAGTGAAGTTATTTTGACGAGACACGTCGCCATTGAAATGCGTTACGTCACGCTCGATGATAAGCTTTATTGGATCAACGAAATGCAGGAAATAGTGATGGCCAATTTTAACGGTACCAATACGACGAAAATATTGTCGCTCAACAACACTGCTACTTCAATGTGCGTCGACTGGATATCAAGAAACCTGTATTGGTCTGAATATCAACGCAAGTCTGGGGTCAGCAGTATCTTGAAACTGGACTTGACCGCTTGGGAGTCCTCTGGAACGTTGATTTACGAAAAAATAGTAACAAACAGCAGAAATATCATCAATTTGGAAGTATCACCTTTGACTGGTGACTTGTTCTGGATTGAATTAACTGCAGGAAAGCATGGAAGTATTGTGCAATCAGACCTGTACGGTTCTCACATCAGGCCTTTCTTCAACCACGATGACACTGATTGCTCGTGTCCATACCGACCGTTGATAAAGCCTTCAATGACCATAGACAGCACGGATCCTCACAACCCGGTGATGTACTGGACGTCGATGGAGGAGCATTTGAACATTGCGGGTATCAATGGCTGTGTTTGCAGCAACGTGATAAGCTCAGGATTCAATCGTGGACTACCTCCAATTTCTTTAACAGCGGACAAGATCAATGTTTATTGGCTGGACGCTGCTGGGAGTGGAATTCACTACGTTAACAAAAATTACCCCTACGAGCAGGACATCAAGCGAATTTACTTCGACAATATCAGAACCATCAAAGCAATTGGAAAATCACTGCAGTCCTATCCAAATTCCGACTGCTTGATTCCGTACCAAATGTCTTACACCGTCGAAGAATTGGTTAAGAAGTCTAACAGCATCACGGTAAAGTTACCAAACCCAGAAACCCATCTAGGCTGCGAGAAATACAATCTACCGGGAACTCTGTTCACAATTCAGGTTTCAAGATGCCACGATTCAACAACCTGCGATACAAACGACATCTTGGAGTTCAAGACCTACAAAAAAGAGTTTGAGATTGTAAACTTACAGCCGTTTACAATGTACCAGTTTAAATTGGCGCTGAGTAATTACTACAGCGATATTATCAAAGTAAAACGCGAGTTTGGGAATCCTATTGTCTTGAGAACTGCTGCTGGCGCTCCCTCAGCGCCTCAGAACGTCACGGTGAAGTCTTGTACGCCAACTTTAGCCGCAGTTTACTGGCTAGCTCCGCGGATTTTGAACGCAGCCGCAGTAAGATACGAAATTCATTGGCGAACTCTTAGATTGGTTAACGGAGAGCGTCCAAAAGGGGaaaagttgattaaaaatctcGGCAAAGCTGCTGATGGGAGGTTCATGGAGCTTTTGAAGCCGCTGCTTCCTGGGCAGGATTATTTGGTCTACATCCGAGCTTACCCGGCGGATTCTAACGATACTTATGGGGAAAGCGAGGGTCATATTGTCAGCATGTATCCAGAACCTAATAATCTGACTAATATCGCGAGTAGCGTCAACACCCTGAATGTAACTTGGGTACCGATGGTCAATGTAACCGTTAATCACACCCTAGAGTTCACTACCGTCGGCTTGGAGAAATGGCAAGTTGCTGATAGTTTTGTCGTCGGTAAAGACAACAAAACTGAATACCGCATCCGCGGATTAATGCCAAGAACGCTCTACAAATTCAGGTTGATTCTCCGGTATCCAAACTACCATGACGATTTCTTGTGGCCTTCAGATGCGAGATTCACCTTCCAAACCTCTGGAGATGTCCCTAGTCCTCCTGGAAGACCTAGCGTCACTAAACTCAGGAATTCCGTGTATCAGTTGAACTGGGAACCGGCTCGGGCTCACGGCTCTCAGGTCAAGATGTACCGATTGGAGGGTAAAATCATCGAAAACGATCTCGAAGGCTTAAAAGCTACTCAAGATAATGAAGGATGGAAGCTTTATTACACCGGTACGGACAATTACTGGATAATCGTTGGGGAAATGAATCAAAAGTACAAGTTTCGTGTTCAAGCTACTAATGCTTACGGGTCTGGCGGGTGGAGCGAGACAAGCGGAATTATCGACCTTACTGATACTATCGGGACTACTTTGGCGAGCCAACAGCATTTAGGATTAATTTTGGGATTGAGTGTGccttttgttattattgtattaatttGTTTCTGCTACTTCCTTTGct TGTACAATAGACGGCGCAAAGAAGTCAAAAAGTCAATTTTACCGCCGGTGATGTCAGATGTCGAATTGGCGACACTCAGGGAAATACCGAGGGGTAATTTTGTCCAGGCAAACGCGCTTTATGTATCATCTTTGCAGAATGACAACGAAGAACTGATGCTTATGAAAATAAGCAAGCATCAGGTGGAAAAAGACAAGTTTCTTGGAAGAGGCGCTTTTGGAGAAGTCTTCCAAGGAAACGCTAAAGATTTGGACGGTCCGGGAGTTATAACGCCCGTAGCAATAAAAACTTTGCGCAAAGGCGCTACAGCCCATGAAAAGACTGAATTTTTACAAGAAGCTCAACTGATGAGTCAATTTAAACACAAAAACGTTCTAAGATTGCTGGGAGTTTGTCTTGAACAGGATTCGCCGTGGCTGATCCTGGAATTGATGGAGGCGGGAGatttattgagttatttaaGATCTAGTCGTCCGTTACCTCCGACAGATCATCGCGCGTTGAGATTACAGGACTTGCTGGCAATGTGTGAAGATGTTGCTCGTGGTTGTCATTATTTAGAGAGCTTGCACTTTGTTCATCGAGACTTGGCTTGTCGAAATTGTCTTGTTTCCGCGAAAAATCGCGAAAATCGGGTGGTTAAAATTGGAGACTTTGGTCTTGCAAgggatatttataaaaatgattactaCCGTaag GAAGGCGAAGGACTGCTCCCAGTCCGTTGGATGCCGCCAGAAGCTCTATTAGACGGCGTTTTCTCGACGCGAAGCGACGTCTGGGCTTTCGGAGTCCTGATGTGGGAAATAACCTCCCTCGGACAACAGCCATACCCCGCCAGGACGAACGGTGAAGTATTGCAGTACGTGACCCAAGCCGGGGGAAGACTGCCAAAACCAATAAATTGCCCCCCAGCGCTCTATCAATTAATGTCTCGCTGTTGGAGTCATCTGGACAGCAGACCATGCTTCAAAACTTGCCTCGAGGAAATAACGCTCTTGAAAAACAACACCGATGACGCGACGTTAATCCCCGTGCATGCGGGTCACTATTTAGCGCGGCGAG GCGTCTCTAACATGGCTTACTTTGCTGACGAGAATCAAATTCATTATTCAg GCAATTCATGGAAATCAAGTAGTTCAGAAGGAAGCCGTGATATGCAGCCGTTCCTGCAAGACACGAGCAGCACAACAGTAACAACAATCCGTCTTTCGGACGTAGAGTTACCTAAATACCTCGAATTGCTGGCGGAGAGTTCCGGCGTGATAATAAAGCCCCAGACCGACGAGTACGAGGTCCCGCGGTCGATACAAATCGTACCAAGTCTCGCTGATAAGAAAATCGGACAACCGGACTTGGCTACAAAGCCCAGCGAGCTTCCTCGGCGCGAGATAACCCCGGAGGACCGCGAGCACTTGGATAATATACTGTCACAAATTGGGACACTGAACGCCACCGAGAGGAGCAAAACGCTGGACAACTTGAGATTGAAAAATAACGCAAAAGTTATAAATGCATTTAAAAATGGTCTTAGAGCCTCTTTGAACGAGCGATCTTCAAGACAATTGTctagtaatattaataataaaaataatgatggAAGCTCAAAGATTAGTTTAGATGATAGAAATTGTAGCTCACTCGGTTCATCTATAAGTTCACTGCGCGGATCATTGCCATCAACCCGGCCGAGCTCTTCGGTCCTTGGCTCTCAACACAATCTTccattgaaaaatatcaatcatagtaataattataattacagtaataacaacaataataatattaataataataataataataataataataataataataactcatTAGATAGCAATCATAGTTCGACATCGTCTTCCACGTCAATAACAACGACGTCGATCGCCCCgaaggataataataatattataattaatgaaactaATATTATTGGCAATGGCACTTTAAGGGTGCACAAAAATCACGCGAATTTAGAAGGTAGTAGAGCAAATATACCTCTTGTTATGAACAATGTcttgttaaatttattgcgACAACCGCCTCAAGTTATTGACGAAAGTACTAATAATATTGTTACGTATACAAATGTAAATACTGATTCAACTAGGGTTAGTTaa
- the LOC123269800 gene encoding smad nuclear-interacting protein 1 — MSGHSQHRDRSRRKDSRNDYEQNNRRERSNKDRYHEKNDRHDNNRSNDDRSPPRKRQQPRERSRSRQRDERRGSRFENRRNDRRERNHDRFSNHEEDAGNPRVKRESSPDWGRSRPKDEEKPKPVEKEKPNFELSGKLTEDANTINGVVIKYAEPDDAKKPKRRWRLYPFKGEKALPFIPVHRQSAYLLGRDRKVADIPLDHPSCSKQHAALQYRLVSYEREDGKFGKRVRPYLIDLESANGTTVNNVKLEAKRFHELLERDVIKFGFSSREYVLLHEHSKDDEDDDDVDLPNDT, encoded by the coding sequence atgtcagGACACAGTCAGCACCGCGATAGGTCTCGCAGAAAAGATTCACGGAACGACTACGAGCAAAATAATCGTCGCGAGCGCAGCAATAAGGACAGGTATCACGAAAAGAATGATAGACATGACAATAACAGGAGCAACGACGACAGATCACCTCCTAGAAAACGTCAGCAACCTAGAGAGCGTAGTCGTTCTCGACAACGCGACGAGAGGAGAGGCTCCAGGTTCGAAAACCGGAGGAATGATAGGCGTGAACGAAACCACGACAGATTCTCCAACCACGAGGAAGATGCTGGTAATCCGAGAGTCAAGAGAGAGTCTTCTCCAGACTGGGGCCGATCTCGACCTAAAGACGAGGAGAAGCCCAAGCCAGTCGAGAAGGAAAAGCCAAACTTTGAATTGTCCGGGAAGCTGACTGAGGACGCAAACACCATCAACGGCGTCGTCATCAAATACGCTGAGCCTGATGACGCCAAGAAGCCTAAACGGCGCTGGAGGTTATACCCTTTCAAAGGCGAAAAGGCGCTACCTTTCATCCCTGTCCATCGGCAGTCAGCTTACCTGCTTGGAAGGGACAGAAAAGTCGCGGACATTCCGTTAGACCATCCGTCCTGCTCCAAGCAGCACGCTGCGCTCCAATATCGTCTAGTTTCCTATGAAAGAGAGGATGGCAAGTTTGGCAAGCGGGTCAGGCCTTACCTGATCGACCTCGAGTCTGCTAATGGCACCACTGTCAATAATGTCAAGCTCGAGGCCAAGAGGTTTCATGAGCTTCTCGAGAGGGACGTCATCAAGTTTGGATTCAGCTCCAGGGAGTATGTTTTGTTGCACGAGCACAGCAAGGATGACGAGGACGATGATGATGTCGATCTTCCTAATGACACTTAg
- the LOC123269017 gene encoding solute carrier family 41 member 1-like, whose amino-acid sequence MSDAKLGTCDPEKIPLRYRKKTKDKNNPRAEMVGFGHGESLSKALADVTTELTVYSEDSDDDDQDTSRLISSSPLNLQPRVSFEESKKNGIKSKRTEIERESENVWTISVQMFIPFLLAGFGMVAASLLLDVVQHWPVYQVVSEVYILVPALLGLKGNLEMTLASRLSTHANLGHMDTQKQQWTLIIGNLALIQCQSMVVGLLASLAAVIFGWIPEAHFNIHHGLLLCASALVTASVASFLLGLVMVAVILLSKRMSINPDNVATPIAASLGDLTTLALLSWVASLLYRSIDNQPWIAPTMIVCCLLATPVWGYIAAKNPFTKEVLNYGWSPVISAMLISSIGGLILDFTISNYKGIAVFQLVINGVGGNLVAVQASRISTSLHLEQHNGKVEKPLKICISPIDAFLSPGGHSRIARILLMMVIPGHLIFSYTISYLRAGHTSFTATFIVVYLLAALLQVILLLYLAQLMVVWMWSRGMDPDSSAIPYLTAAGDLLGTTLLGIAFYILYEIGDKDSDVGD is encoded by the exons ATGAGCGATGCAAAGCTTGGAACTTGTGATCCAGAGAAAATTCCATTACgatacagaaaaaaaactaaagaCAAGAATAATCCTAGAGCAGAAATGGTGGGTTTTGGACATGGAGAGTCACTCAGCAAAGCACTTGCTGATGTGACGACAGAGCTCACCGTTTATTCAGAAGATTCGGATGATGATGATCAAGATACCAGTCGTCTTATTTCTTCTTCGCCGTTGAATTTGCAGCCACGTGTTAGCTTTGAggaatccaaaaaaaatggaataaaaTCCAAGCGTACGGAGATTGAAAGAGAAAGTGAAAATGTTTGGACTATTTCTGTTCAGATGTTTATTCCTTTTTTACTTGCTGGATTCGGGATGGTCGCAGCGAGTCTTTTACTTGATGTCGTCCAA caCTGGCCAGTATATCAAGTAGTATCAGAGGTATATATTCTGGTACCGGCATTATTGGGGTTGAAAGGAAACCTCGAAATGACTCTGGCTTCTCGGCTGTCTACCCACGCGAATCTAGGTCACATGGACACACAGAAGCAGCAGTGGACGTTAATAATTGGTAATCTAGCGTTGATCCAATGCCAGTCGATGGTGGTTGGCTTATTGGCGTCCTTGGCAGCAGTGATCTTCGGATGGATACCAGAGGCTCACTTTAATATTCACCATGGACTATTATTGTGTGCCAGTGCACTTGTCACAGCCTCTGTTGCCAGTTTCCTGCTTGGTCTTGTAATGGTCGCGGTTATATTGCTCTCTAAACGGATGAGCATTAACCCTGACAATGTTGCCACGCCAATTGCTGCATCGCTCGGTGATTTGACAACACTCGCGTTACTGTCATGGGTAGCCTCCCTTTTGTATCGATCTATCGACAATCAACCATGGATTGCACCCACTATGATTGTCTGCTGTCTATTAGCGACACCTGTTTGGGGATATATTGCTGCTAAGAATCCTTTTACCAAAGAAGTTCTTAACTATGGTTGGAGTCCTGTTATTTCAGCTATGTTAATCAGCAG cATCGGTGGATTGATATTAGACTTTACAATATCTAATTATAAAGGCATAGCTGTTTTTCAATTGGTAATTAATGGGGTTGGAGGAAATTTAGTTGCTGTGCAAGCATCAAGAATATCGACATCTCTTCATCTAGAACAACATAACGGAAAAGTGGAAAaacctttaaaaatttgtattagcCCTATTGATGCATTTTTATCTCCTg gtGGGCATTCAAGAATTGCCAGAATTTTACTAATGATGGTAATACCTGGTCACTTAATATTTAGTTATACTATAAGTTATCTCCGAGCAGGACATACTTCCTTTACGGCGACATTTATTGTCGTCTATCTATTAGCGGCACTTTTACAA gtaattttacttttataccTTGCTCAATTGATGGTTGTTTGGATGTGGTCACGCGGCATGGATCCTGATAGCTCAGCGATTCCGTATCTTACGGCTGCTGGTGATTTATTGGGAACAACATTGTTAGGTATTGCTTTCTATATTCTTTACGAAATCGGTGACAAAGATTCAGATGTCGGAGATTAA